The DNA region caggaagagaagaaatagaccctgaagttaaccttatcaggaagagaagaagGTTTCCGAAGTTAACCGTATCGGAAAGGGAAGAAACGggtcctgaagttaaccttatcaggaagagaagaaatggaccctgaagttgaccttatcaggaagagaagaaatagaccctgaagttaaccttatcaggaagagaagaaatggACCCTGAAAttgaccttatcaggaagagaagaagCGAATCCCGAAGttgaccttatcaggaagagaatAAATGAACCCTGAAGTTGACgttatcaggaagagaagaagCGAATCCCGAAGttgaccttatcaggaagagaagaaatgaaccctgaagttgaccttatcaggaagagaagaagCGAATCCCGAAGttgaccttatcaggaagagaagaaatgaaccctgaagttgaccttatcaggaagagaatAAGCGAATCCCGAAGttgaccttatcaggaagagaagaaatgaatcctgaagttaaccttatcaggaagagaagaaacGGATCCCGAAGTTAACATTATCGGGAAGAGGAGAGAAGTATCCTGAAGTTAACCCTATCAGGATAAAAAGAAGTGGGAGATGGTTtcgaagttaaccttatcggaaagaaAAGAAGTGGAGACACCATTAGGGGTGTTGTCCCAAAGTTAACCTTATTGGGACAGAAAGAGAAGGGCTATAGCCATGTGACTCACTCTAGAGCGAATGGAAGGCTTGGTCAAACATATTCAATTTGCAAAGACACACATGAAGGTCTGATATTATGTATGCTTGACACGACTGGGGAAATGGATAGAACGGATTGGTCAAACATAATACAAATTGCAAAGATACACATGAAGGTCTAATAGTATATACATTTGACGTTGTAGTGATATGGTGTAGGTTTCCATCAGAACGAGACTCTAAGGATGGTTTGGCTAACGACACTGGACTTACAAACGATTCTCCTGCCTAGGGCTGAACACTGAGGGGGTATTGAAAAAGGGTTTATCCACAAGGTTGGATTCAAGGAAGACACCGACGGAAATGGGCTATTGAGTAGTGCCAAGAGAGTTTTGGACTTGTTTCTTTCTTGTTTAGAGAGCTTCATGATTATATCGGATGATATGCATgaaatgtgctcgctaggatatcgcatcctatgcatacgtatcttctctaaccagagtaagaatcagagcactcgtagctcggctaacgcacgccaaacaaacactgaaacgggacgctgagacgtcaaacgaaacacactACTGGAAACGGAATaccaatcgctggtcttacatccaactccagacaaacaagcaaacaagaaaccgactgccaatcgctggacttatgtcagactccagacaaacagacacacacaggaaaccgactgccaatcgctggacttatgtcagactctaaacaaacaaacacacgcgggaaaccgattgccaatcgctggacttatgtcagactccaaacaaacaaacaggcgaattggaaactgaatgccaatcgctggacttacatcaaactccaagcacacacaagaggagggtctcgattgcaactagggcaagagaaaagggaggtctcaatcgcaacgagggcgagagaaaagaattagaggttagtcgttagtcaaactcgacaagacatcgcatctcgtgcctacgtatctcatctgaacatgagaatcagagttgccgtagttcggctaaactatttctgtttgttttatgttttttaggtgaacgacgtcactacgcgatctaccggatgctcgacctttggagacttactcacctgtagtagaaggagttaacatgtccttaagaggggataatgtttgtttgtgttttaggaaagctcacgcaagaaaggaagtcctagacgaaggaaccgtgctaccttaattgacatgcaaacgagagactatgcgaagtctagcaatcctatggggatacaacCACACCATACACAAACACATACAGTAAACACACCAACCAGATTTCAAACAAGCAACCAAAAGCTTGGAAGCAAAAAGGAACTTCTTTGCCCTGCAAATGTTATGCACCAAGATAGTATAAGTGAAAGAATCTTTAACCTCCATACTATCAAAAACTTTCACTGCTTGATCAATATGACCAGCTTTACCCAAACAATCAAGCATGCAGTTAAATGCCACCAAATTAAAACCAAAACCCAATGACTTCATGTAATCCAAATGCTTCTCGGCACCAACGAAATTGCCAATCTTACACAATCCATGGATTATAATCGTGTGCGTATACTGATCACATTTCAGTCCTTGTTTCTCTATCTCATCCACCAACTTCAACGCCTCATCGAACTTACCTTGCCTACAGAAAAGGTTTATCATCGTATTATATGAAGCAAGATCAGGCACCAAACCATTACTCGTCATCTTCCCAACAATCTCATCCACTTCTTCAATCCTTCCGGTCTTCACCAACGCAGCAACCACAGTATAATAAGCAAATCCATCAAACGTATAACCTTTCCTCCTCATCTCCGACAAAATCTCCAACCCTTGCTCCAACCTCCCGCACCGAAAACAACACTTCATAACCATGGTATAAGTAATTGCATTCGGTTCATAACCATAATCACAAAACTCACGTAACACCCTCCTCGCATCCGCCAACCTCCTAGCCTTACATAACCCATTAATCATCGCATTATAAGTCAACACATAAGGAACAAACCCGTGACGCTGCAAGTTCCTAAACAACATAAGAGCATTATGAACATACCCGTGTTTGCACAACCCGTTAATCATAACATTATATGTCGCCATCGTAGGATACATTTCAGCGCGCTCGACTATATCCTTGAAAACACGATACCCTTCGTCCGGTCTACCAAGCCTAAACAAACAATGaattaaaatattataactcCAGACATCCGGGTGTATTCCTGATTGAAGCATTTCGTCGAACAGTTGGAGGGGTTTCGATAATAAACATTTTCTAACAGCACCTGACATCACTGAATTATAAGAAACAACATTAGGGTTAATCCCTGCTTCTTTCATTCTATTGAGAACAGTGTAACCTGCATCGATGCTGACAAAACGACAATAAGCATCGACTAACGTGTTGTATGTAACAGTATCAGGGAGTACTCCTAGTTTAATGGCGTCTATTAAAACGACTTCGGCTTTTAGTAATTGCTTCGATTTGCACATTGAGGATATGCaaatgttcatgaattttgttgatAATCGAGTAACCATGATTTGTAATGATTGAGGGAAGAAAGAAGAGTTGAGAAGAAAAGGTGAGTAACACGAGATTGAAAATTGAGCAGCTTATTGTGATGACAGACAGAGGCATTTGGGTTTTACTGAAACGAGTTGTTGAAGGTTGAAGAGAACGGTTAGTTGTGAAATTGAATACGGGTCAGACCGGCCGGTCCAACCGTTAGCGGAATTGTTATCTTACCGGAAATGGTGAGGAAATGTGGTCGTTGGAGACGGTGTGGGACGGAAAAGTGTGTGAATGTGAGACGGGAGATACTTTCAGAGGTTTATAAATGTACCGAAAACCCTCTCTTAATTTATATTTTATCTAAAAtgtgatttatttattttttggatGGACCAATTGAGTAGCAATGTGTATAAAAGTGTTTGATTAGAATTTTGACATTCATAAATTTGTTCAAGGTATTACTAATTCAATACACAATTTAATCATCCATTCACTCTATTGACACTTTTTTTTCAAATTGATGctatttttcttgattttcataTTAAACCAGTTAAAAATCCGGGTTTAAATTTTTTATACCGCATAATTGTATTTAAATATTTAATTGAGAATAATATTTATATGGTtttaattgaaatacattgaCGGTGTAAAAGGATTTTACGCCGTCATTTAATGTCAGGTATTGGATATTGaaatatgtttgatttttattttaaaaatatataaaataatgCAAACGG from Lathyrus oleraceus cultivar Zhongwan6 chromosome 1, CAAS_Psat_ZW6_1.0, whole genome shotgun sequence includes:
- the LOC127095351 gene encoding putative pentatricopeptide repeat-containing protein At4g17915; amino-acid sequence: MVTRLSTKFMNICISSMCKSKQLLKAEVVLIDAIKLGVLPDTVTYNTLVDAYCRFVSIDAGYTVLNRMKEAGINPNVVSYNSVMSGAVRKCLLSKPLQLFDEMLQSGIHPDVWSYNILIHCLFRLGRPDEGYRVFKDIVERAEMYPTMATYNVMINGLCKHGYVHNALMLFRNLQRHGFVPYVLTYNAMINGLCKARRLADARRVLREFCDYGYEPNAITYTMVMKCCFRCGRLEQGLEILSEMRRKGYTFDGFAYYTVVAALVKTGRIEEVDEIVGKMTSNGLVPDLASYNTMINLFCRQGKFDEALKLVDEIEKQGLKCDQYTHTIIIHGLCKIGNFVGAEKHLDYMKSLGFGFNLVAFNCMLDCLGKAGHIDQAVKVFDSMEVKDSFTYTILVHNICRAKKFLFASKLLVACLKSGWCVYCSVYERVGSMFRFSIEVGSCYGLRCCFDVRTTGFLLHAM